In Rhodothermales bacterium, the genomic stretch TGGACGCTCGACGGCCTCGGGAAGCTGACGCCGGCGCTCATCGAGGCGGCGTTGCGGGATACCGAAGCCGGCCTCCGCGAAAACGCGATCGTGCTGGCCGAGCAGCGGCTCGACGCCCATCCGGGATTGCTGGCTGTGTTGGAATCGATGGAATCCGACCCCAATGCCCGCGTCCGCTTCCAGCTGCTGTGTACACTGGGTTTCTTCGACACGTCGGACAGCCGCGCCATCCGACAGCGGATGCTGGGCCGAGACCTGGAAGAGCCCTGGATGCAGGTGGCCGCGCTGTCGGCGCCGGACCGGTTTGATGCGTCGTCGATCGACGACGCACTGCGTGTGATGGGCAAAACGACCAGCGCCGGCCGCGCCACGTACCTCGAACGGATCGGCTATCTGACCGCCGCCGGGAAAGACGCCGCGCTGTTCACCTCGCTGGCAAATCGGCTGACCGGTGCCTCGAGTGGGCTGATATCCTGGCAAAAAGCGGCGCTGCTGCGCGGTCTGGCCCAGGGGACGCCCCGGAACGAAGCATATACCGCCGGCGCAGCGGGCTCCGTCGCCTCCGCGTTTGTTGCCAGTACGGACGAAGCCGAACGGGCCGCCTATCTGGCCCTGTTGGATAAAACCGGGCTGCCGGCCTCGGACGCGATGGCCACCGCCGTGGCGTCGGGCGTACGTACCGCCGCGGACGCGCGCCGGCTGCCGGCCCTCCGCGCCCAGGACATCCAGTTCCTCTCCCGACACGACGCGAATGCCCATCGAGAGGTCGTCCGGGCCCTCATCATCCCCACCGAACAACCGCTCGTTCAGGAAGCCGCCGTCCGTGCTCTTCAGAAAAGTGATGACGCCGGCGTGGCCGACTTCCTCCTGACCCGCTGGCCCGAACTCACGCCGGACGTCCGCGACGCCGCCCTCGATGTGTTGTTGGAAACGCCCGACCGGGTGAGCCGGCTGCTCGACGCCGTCGAGGCCGGCACCGTCCAGCGTTCTTCCATCGGGTGGAATCGAACGGTCAAGTTGATGCGCGACTGGGAAGGGGCCATCAAGGACCGGGCCCGCGCATTATTGAGCGAACAGCCCGGAGAGCGGGAGCAGATCGTGGCGACGTATATGGCGTCGCTCGCCGGCGAGGGCGACGTCGCCGCCGGCCAGGCCGCGTTTGAACAGGTGTGTGGAACGTGTCACCAGGTAGCCGGCGAACACGGCGAAGCGTTCGGCCCAGACCTCGCCACCGTCCGCCACTGGTCCCCGGAAGCCCTCGTCGCCAAAATCCTCATGCCCGGCCGCTCGCTCGCCGACGGCTACGAGGTGTGGACTGTCGAGCACACATCCGGAGAAAAAACGACCGGCCTCCTCGCCGCGGACTCCCCCTCCAGCCTCACCCTGCGCACCCTCGCCCGGCAGGACGTCACCATCGCCCGGGCGGACGTCGCTTCGATGCAAAACCTGAATCAAACCCTCATGCCCACCGGCCTCGAGGCCGCCCTCAACCCCCAACAGATGGTGGATTTGATTGCGTTTTTGAGGTTTAACTGATGGCACTGCGTGCGGTCATGACCGCTTGCGTAGCAAGCTCCTGACCGGCGGGCGAATGCGAGCCTCCTCGAATGCGAGCCCATCGGTTTGGTCCGGTTCTATCAGTCATATCTGTAAACAGGCTTGATGGAGCGTTGCACCGCCGCTCGTATATTCCAGGTCTACCCCACGTCCACCCGAATACCTGCGCGTACCATGCTCCGCCTCACTGCCATCCTCATCTTCCTCCTCCCCGCCTGCCAGCCGGCGCCCTCCGGCACCGGCGGCCTTTCGCCCGAGGACGCCCTCGCTTCCTTCCAGGTTGCGGATGGCTTCCAGATCGAACGCGTCGCCGCCGAGCCGAACGTGATGGATCCCGTCGCCATGGAAATTGACGAGCGCGGCCGGCTCTTTGTAGTGGAAATGCCCGGGTATCCGATGGACATCAGCGCCAACGGCCGCATCCGACGGATTGAGGACACCAACGGCGATGGCCTGCCGGATGCGAGCCGGATCTTCGCCGACAGCCTCGTCCTCCCCACCGGGATCATGCGCTGGAAAAACGGTTACCTCGTCACGGCTCCGCCCGATCTGATTTATTTCGAAGACACGGACGACGACGGCCGCGCGGACCGGCGCGAGGTGATCCTCACCGGTTTTTCCCGATCCAACCCGCAGTCCCACTTCAACAAGCCCTACTTCGGTCTCGACAACTGGATCTACCTGGCCAATAACGGCTCAACGGATACCGATGACTACGGCGACCTCTTCGGAGACAAAGGATCGGAGGTCTACTTCCCGGCCCGGCCCGACGGCGTCCGGCTTGGCAAAAACGGCGACGACCGGAACGTGCGGTTCAAACCCGATACCCACGCACTCGAATCGCTCTCCAGCCGATCCCAGTTCGGTCAAGCGTTCGACGACTGGGGCCGTCACTTCGCCGTGAGCAACGCCCATCCCCAGTACCACGAAGTAATCGCGAGGCGTTACATCTCCCGGAATCCGTTGATGCCCGTCCAGCTCTCCATGCATTATACACCTGCCTATGGGCGAAACACGGCCATCTACCCGATCACGGATAACCCTGAACACCAACTCCTCACCGATCGCGGGATGGTTACCTCGGCGGCCGGGATCACCGTGTATCAGGCAGACCTTTTCCCCCCCGCCTATCAGAACGTGAGCTTCATCGGCGAGCCCGTCCACAACCTCGTGCATGCCCTCCGGATGGTCGAAAATGGTCCAACGTTCCGGAGCGAACGGCTCGAGGAGCGCAAGGAATTCCTGGCCTCGCGCGACAGCTGGTTCCGGCCGGTAAACTTCTACATGGGACCGGACGGCGCGCTGTATGTGGTGGATTATTACCGGCAGATTGTGGAGCACCCGGAGTGGATGGACGACGCGGCGATCGCCGCTGGCATATTGTACAACGGCAACGACCGCGGTCGGATTTATCGGATCGTGCCGACGGGCACTCCTCAGCCGGCGTGGCTGGATCGGCTCGATCTGGGCGCCGCGACGACCGACGAACTCGTCGGCCACCTGGCGAATCCGAATATCTGGTGGCGGCGCAACGCCCAGCGACTGTTGCTTGATCGCGCCGACCCGGCCGCCGAGTCGGCGCTCATCGCCCTGGCCGCCGGGCCCTCGGCCCTTGGCCGCCTCCACGCCCTGTGGACGCTCGACGGCCTCGGGAAGCTGACGCCAATACGCATCGAAGCCGCCCTGCGCGACGCCGAAGCCGG encodes the following:
- a CDS encoding PVC-type heme-binding CxxCH protein; the encoded protein is MLRLTAILIFLLPACQPAPSGTGGLSPEDALASFQVADGFQIERVAAEPNVMDPVAMEIDERGRLFVVEMPGYPMDISANGRIRRIEDTNGDGLPDASRIFADSLVLPTGIMRWKNGYLVTAPPDLIYFEDTDDDGRADRREVILTGFSRSNPQSHFNKPYFGLDNWIYLANNGSTDTDDYGDLFGDKGSEVYFPARPDGVRLGKNGDDRNVRFKPDTHALESLSSRSQFGQAFDDWGRHFAVSNAHPQYHEVIARRYISRNPLMPVQLSMHYTPAYGRNTAIYPITDNPEHQLLTDRGMVTSAAGITVYQADLFPPAYQNVSFIGEPVHNLVHALRMVENGPTFRSERLEERKEFLASRDSWFRPVNFYMGPDGALYVVDYYRQIVEHPEWMDDAAIAAGILYNGNDRGRIYRIVPTGTPQPAWLDRLDLGAATTDELVGHLANPNIWWRRNAQRLLLDRADPAAESALIALAAGPSALGRLHALWTLDGLGKLTPIRIEAALRDAEAGVRENAIILAEQRLEAHPEMLARLESMESDPNARVRFQLLCTLGFFDTPESRRIRQRMLTRDMDDPWMQVAALSAPDQIDDAYIARALATAGKTTSTGRATYLERIGYLAAAGKDKALFATLTARLSRPSSGITTWQKAALLRGLAQGTPRDDAYAAAAAPIVTAFTASTDETERAAYLALLDKTGLPASNALSSAVTAGIKSATDTRRTPALRAQDIRLLAMNDPNAHREAMQALIVPAEQPLVQEAAVSALQKADDAGVADFLLGRWPELTPAVRDAALDVLMETPDRAARLLDAVEAGTIQRSTIGWDRTVKLMRDWEGPVKDRARSILSEQPGEREQIVATYMASLDGQGDVAAGQAAFEVVCGTCHQVAGEHGEAFGPDLATVRHWSPEALVAKILMPGRSLADGYEVWTVEHTSGEKTTGLLAADSPSSLTLRTLARQDVTIARADVASMQNLNQTLMPTGLEAALNPQQMVDLIAFLRFN
- a CDS encoding c-type cytochrome; this encodes HFSVSNARPQYHEVIANRYLARNPLLPVQFAMQYTPEYGSNTAIYPITDNPEHQLLTDRGMLTSAAGITLYQADLFPAAYRHVSFVGEPVHNLVHALRTVEAGPTFRAERIEARKEFLASRDAWFRPVSFYIGPDGALYVVDYYRQIVEHPEWMDDATRASKDIYNGNDRGRIYRITPTGAPAAAWLQQVDLAAASTDELVGLLASENIWWRRNAQRLLLDRADESAEPALVALAAGPSALGRLHALWTLDGLGKLTPALIEAALRDTEAGLRENAIVLAEQRLDAHPGLLAVLESMESDPNARVRFQLLCTLGFFDTSDSRAIRQRMLGRDLEEPWMQVAALSAPDRFDASSIDDALRVMGKTTSAGRATYLERIGYLTAAGKDAALFTSLANRLTGASSGLISWQKAALLRGLAQGTPRNEAYTAGAAGSVASAFVASTDEAERAAYLALLDKTGLPASDAMATAVASGVRTAADARRLPALRAQDIQFLSRHDANAHREVVRALIIPTEQPLVQEAAVRALQKSDDAGVADFLLTRWPELTPDVRDAALDVLLETPDRVSRLLDAVEAGTVQRSSIGWNRTVKLMRDWEGAIKDRARALLSEQPGEREQIVATYMASLAGEGDVAAGQAAFEQVCGTCHQVAGEHGEAFGPDLATVRHWSPEALVAKILMPGRSLADGYEVWTVEHTSGEKTTGLLAADSPSSLTLRTLARQDVTIARADVASMQNLNQTLMPTGLEAALNPQQMVDLIAFLRFN